The Deltaproteobacteria bacterium genome includes a region encoding these proteins:
- a CDS encoding transposase — MDEAKQDSKSWLNKWQSKYIRLCDWVEENIEETLTFYRLPWSHRKHLRSSNVIERLNEEIRRRTRVLRIFPNEESCLRLIRALAVEINEAWQEGNKYLNIEMLKEYKKEILKGTQEAA; from the coding sequence ATTGATGAAGCTAAACAAGATTCGAAATCGTGGTTAAACAAATGGCAAAGCAAATACATAAGGCTATGTGACTGGGTAGAAGAAAATATAGAGGAAACATTAACATTTTATCGATTGCCTTGGTCTCATCGCAAGCATTTGCGTTCAAGCAATGTAATAGAAAGATTGAATGAAGAAATTCGCCGTCGAACGCGGGTATTACGAATATTTCCCAATGAAGAAAGCTGTTTACGTCTTATACGAGCATTAGCGGTAGAGATCAATGAAGCATGGCAGGAAGGAAACAAGTATTTAAATATAGAAATGCTAAAAGAATATAAAAAGGAGATATTGAAAGGGACACAAGAAGCTGCTTAA
- a CDS encoding cysteine synthase family protein: MVRINQLNPNSRVILFAKLEGFNPTGSIKDRIALKMIEQAEQEGSLTRDKTIIEPTSGNTGIGIAMIGAVKGYAVEIVMSEAVSIERRRMICAFGAKVTLTDAKLGTDGAIMRARELLQTYPERYFMPDQFSNHYNKLAHYLGTAQEILAQTEGNIDYFVSSLGTSGTLMGVGLALKERIPRIKIVSAHPVRGHYIQGLKNLEEAIVPAIYDENKIDRHIMIETEDAFALARRLAVEEGIFAGMSSGAALYAAQQVAKEIDSGNIVTIFPDRGEKYLSTELFNKDS, from the coding sequence ATGGTACGTATCAACCAGCTTAATCCCAACTCGAGGGTAATTTTATTTGCTAAACTCGAGGGATTTAATCCGACCGGCAGTATAAAAGACCGAATCGCCCTTAAAATGATCGAGCAAGCCGAGCAAGAAGGTTCGCTGACTCGTGATAAAACTATTATTGAACCAACTAGCGGCAATACCGGCATAGGCATAGCTATGATTGGGGCAGTCAAAGGTTATGCGGTTGAAATCGTCATGAGTGAAGCTGTTTCAATTGAGCGTCGGCGCATGATTTGCGCTTTTGGCGCTAAAGTAACACTTACTGACGCAAAATTAGGTACTGATGGTGCCATCATGCGAGCACGAGAACTTTTGCAGACATACCCTGAACGCTATTTTATGCCTGACCAATTTTCAAATCACTATAATAAGCTGGCTCACTACCTTGGCACTGCCCAAGAAATATTGGCGCAGACCGAAGGAAATATTGATTATTTTGTATCATCGTTAGGCACTAGCGGTACACTCATGGGTGTTGGACTAGCGCTTAAAGAACGTATACCACGCATTAAAATTGTTAGTGCGCATCCGGTACGTGGACATTACATTCAAGGTTTGAAAAACCTAGAAGAAGCCATTGTACCTGCCATTTATGATGAAAATAAAATCGACCGGCATATTATGATTGAAACCGAAGATGCTTTTGCCCTGGCGCGCCGTCTAGCTGTTGAAGAAGGAATATTTGCGGGCATGAGTTCTGGCGCTGCCCTTTATGCTGCGCAACAAGTGGCAAAAGAGATAGATAGCGGCAATATTGTGACAATATTTCCTGATCGCGGTGAAAAGTATCTAAGTACTGAGTTGTTTAATAAAGATTCTTAA